From a single Notolabrus celidotus isolate fNotCel1 chromosome 7, fNotCel1.pri, whole genome shotgun sequence genomic region:
- the tmc6b gene encoding LOW QUALITY PROTEIN: transmembrane channel-like protein 6b (The sequence of the model RefSeq protein was modified relative to this genomic sequence to represent the inferred CDS: inserted 8 bases in 6 codons; deleted 3 bases in 3 codons), with the protein MARNVNSXLSSPLMEAGLESPIDEDGVHDSFSQLIAEQSQNGEMDAYELQQMQRDLDEEGRDDVPYLSSPGQDFRGRIKERRDMDWDGDEREEDPFIGERWSSATMKILSSMPSRTMGRSRGAIISQYYNRTMQLRRRRQSRPAIKDFSRSARPSILGYGIDPDSTDANNAEAIKKERLVNNLQNLSVGDRVRMLRAMPLSVAEKQELRRQALQKEKNIRTNSGKKIPCCSQLKYYIIIIFRQSWYSWLSFLHSLQLWXVALREVSGRFGXGVLSYFLFLKTLLFFNIFLFLVTGAFLVLPQAVHPPALPAGGRSFSGLALFTGAGLFSDSVMYYGYYCNYTLRRACMEDSSVSNETRLYCMSQQHSYNMPLAYXLTIGVSFFITCIILVYSMSKLFGQSYRIDNSHSILAMKVLCSWDLRSLRKTREVMSENICTQLKRVLAEVNHKQVKNTARQKLCRMTVHGLAWAICIASTIAFVLGIYFFSGYMHQNLRQTSRFTKQNPLLDEASLLALPVVVSLINQLLPGLFNLAAWMEEYESPSVRTYVAIGRNLMLKVSVLGVLCYHWLGRVAGEPESIGLKCWESFVGQELYRFLLMDFIFTLLDTLFGEFLWRLFSEKVLKRKRKPVFDIARNVLDLIYGQTLAWVGVLFTPLLPTVQVLKLLLLFYVKKSSVMRNCQAPRRPYRVSQMHTMFISLLCFPSFLGASVCXTYSMWSITPSSSCGPFRGSKPCLKLXKVWVEEMEKDNPNLSLLANIYSYLLEHPSSCLWGAAIFLIVIYFHTQVVDGQRKIINLLQEQIENEGEDKKFLITRLQSVHERKRTPARRLTSQDSNY; encoded by the exons ATGGCGAGGAATGTTAATT ACCTGAGCTCCCCTCTCATGGAAGCTGGACTGGA GAGCCCAATAGACGAGGACGGTGTTCACGACTCCTTCAGCCAGCTGATAGCAGAGCAGAGTCAGAATGGAGAAATGGACGCGTACGAGCTGCAGCAGATGCAGAGAGACCTGGACGAAGAGGGCCGAG atGATGTCCCTTACCTGTCCAGCCCTGGACAGGACTTTAGGGGAAGGATTAAAGAGCGGAGGGACATGGATTGGGACGgtgatgaaagagaggaagaccCTTTCATAGGTGAACGATGGTCCTCGGCCACCATGAAGATCCTGTCCTCCATGCCCAGCCGCACCATG G GACGCAGCAGGGGAGCCATCATCTCTCAGTACTACAACAGAACCATGCAGCTTCGCAGACGCAGGCAGAGCAGACCTGCCATCAAAGACTTCTCTCGCTCTGCTAGACCGAGCATACTAGGCTATGGCATTGACCCAGACAGCACAGACGCTAATAATGCAGAAG CGATTAAGAAAGAGCGTTTGGTGAACAACCTGCAGAACCTGTCGGTGGGCGACAGAGTGAGGATGCTCAGAGCGATGCCGCTCAGTGTGGCCGAGAAGCAAGAACTCAG GAGGCAGGCATtacaaaaggagaaaaacattCGCACAAATTCTGGCAAGAAGATCCCCTGCTGCAGTCAACTTAAATATTACATCATCATA atttttag GCAGAGCTGGTACAGCTGGCTGTCCTTCCTGCACTCACTCCAGCTGT CGGTCGCACTGAGAGAGGTGAGCGGACGGTTTG TTGGAGTCCTCTCATACTTCCTTTTCCTCAAGACTTTACTATTTTTCAACATCTTCTTGTTCCTGGTGACGGGGGCATTCTTGGTGCTGCCTCAGGCGGTGCACCCACCAGCGCTGCCTGCAGGGGGACGCTCCTTCTCTGGGTTGGCGCTTTTTACTGGAG CAGGGCTATTCTCAGACTCGGTGATGTACTATGGCTACTACTGTAACTACACACTGCGT AGAGCTTGCATGGAGGATTCATCTGTTTCCAATGAAACCAGACTGTACTGTATGTCCCAGCAACATTCT TACAACATGCCGCTTGCGTA TCTCACCATCGGAGTCTCTTTCTTCATCACGTGCATCATTCTTGTGTACAG CATGTCAAAGCTTTTTGGC CAGAGCTACAGGATCGACAACTCTCACAGCATCTTAGCCATGAAGGTCCTCTGCTCCTGGGACTTAAGGTCATTAAGAAAAACTCGTGAAGTCATGTCTGAGAATATCTGCACCCAGCTCAagc gAGTGCTAGCAGAGGTGAATCATAAGCAAGTGAAAAACACTGCACGTCAGAAGCTGTGTAGAATGACGGTTCATGGCCTGGCGTGGGCTATCTGCATAGCGAGCACCATAGCCTTTGTGCTTGGAATCTACTTCTTCTCTGGTTACATGCACCAG AACCTCAGACAAACATCACGTTTCACCAAGCAGAACCCCTTGTTGGATGAGGCCAGCCTGCTGGCTCTCCCTGTGGTAGTGTCCCTTATCAACCAGCTGCTGCCTGGTCTGTTTAACCTCGCAGCCTGGATGGAGGAGTATGAATCTCCATCTGTGCGCACATATGTTGCCATTGGCAG AAACTTGATGTTGAAAGTGAGCGTGCTCGGAGTGCTCTGCTACCATTGGCTGGGTCGAGTGGCTGGTGAACCTGAAAGTATAGGACTGAAG TGCTGGGAGAGTTTCGTTGGCCAGGAGCTTTATCGTTTCCTTCTCATGGACTTCATTTTCACTCTGCTGGACACCTTGTTTGGAGAGTTCCTTTGGAG GTTGTTTTCTGAGAAAGTGCTGAAGCGGAAGAGGAAACCTGTGTTTGATATCGCCAGGAATGTCCTTGATCTCATCTATGGACAGACACTAGCCTG GGTGGGTGTcctcttcactcctctcctgcCTACGGTACAGGTTctcaaactgctgctgctgttttacgTTAAGAAG AGCAGTGTGATGAGGAACTGTCAGGCACCGAGGAGGCCGTACAGAGTCAGCCAAATGCACACAATGTTCATCTCTCTGCTTTGCTTCCCTTCCTTCCTCGgagcctctgtgt gcacatactcAATGTGGAg CATCACACCCTCCTCCTCGTGCGGACCCTTCCGAGGCTCAAAGCCATGTTTAAAGCT AAAGGTCTGGGTGGAAGAAATGGAAAAAGATAATCCAAACCTCTCCCTGCTTGCCAATATTTACTCCTACCTGTTGGAACACCCTTCTTCCTGTTTGTGGGGCGCAGCTATCTTCCT gaTTGTCATTTACTTCCACACTCAGGTTGTGGATGGTCAGAGGAAGATCATCAACCTACTGCAGGAGcagatagaaaat GAGGGAGAGGATAAGAAGTTTCTCATAACTCGCCTACAGTCTGTCCATGAGCGAAAACGAACGCCTGCTCGGAGACTCACGAGTCAG GACTCCAACTATTGA
- the tmc8 gene encoding LOW QUALITY PROTEIN: transmembrane channel-like protein 7 (The sequence of the model RefSeq protein was modified relative to this genomic sequence to represent the inferred CDS: inserted 5 bases in 5 codons; deleted 2 bases in 1 codon; substituted 1 base at 1 genomic stop codon) encodes MSKICPSHLRESTQSSLSSDSCEYYQTEIFDQLPASXAIRPIQAHQDGSESVSRGHRDKTSTQPLRNLVMCIQGKRDVRDRRKMQRSSIGFWXSWRRSQSINRMRLSGHIGGALSALLPWQQTLHTIEGRFGVGVKSYFVFLRYLICLNLLHCALVSGFILGPTAFMAGATSLVKLLRFGNKDSILDFFXGSGYLDRSPVFSSLYTRGFSGXKCLKHLCCTYQIYSHPPPSLIMVLLLYVTYRTIVGYKXTWMLGKRYSTNVSYKIFCGWDFTIQEPFFSYVKGGFIRNDLKLFLYEQSFSLREKQRTLGQRVRLFLLRFFLNVLVVSLLSGSFXLIYFATITSQSENEYYWLVSLLLKYLPPITITFVNLVFPNIFRKISFYEDYSFTTQINVTLLRSIFLKLASLGIFLFFLFTTKEPQNTLSQCRPNRFGREMYKLCIFNFLAIFCNAFLINFPRKLVQECYPSSTVAQLLGKQHFLIPFNVLDLVYSQTVSWVGVYYCPLLPLIGTVTLTATFFIKKFAVLRCCVPERRMFCASSSSVLFHFMLLLSLLMAAITLGLNLHIQEITSNTNMSSCGPFGNGETVLNVTGVCVDSLPGLAQTTLRYLASEAFALPLILVEIMILTSYVSRSRANKKAVERLKDMLVMSSSDKRFLVKEHTTMLRGKRPNRRVPSAAVQDAPPRTPAR; translated from the exons ATGTCAAAGATCTGTCCTTCTCACCTCAGGGAGAGCACTCAGTCCAGCCTGTCGTCTGACTCCTGTGAGTACTATCAGACTGAGATATTTGACCAGCTGCCAGCAT AGGCCATCAGGCCCATTCAGGCCCACCAGGATGGTTCGGAGTCAGTGTCCAGAGGACACAGAGACAAGACGTCTACACAGCCGCTCAGAAACCTGGTCATGTGTATTCAGGGGAAAAGAGACGTCAG GGACAGGAGGAAAATGCAAAGAAGTAGTATTGGTTTTT AGTCGTGGAGGCGGAGTCAGAGTATCAACAGGATGAGACTTTCTGGACACATAGGAGGAGCTCTATCAGCCTTGTTACCATGGCAGCAAACACTCCACACCATCGAAG GCAGGTTTGGAGTCGGCGTGAAGTCTTACTTTGTCTTCCTCAGATATCTGATCTGCTTGAACCTGCTTCACTGCGCTCTTGTCTCAGGCTTTATCCTGGGGCCTACAGCATTTATGGCAGGAGCAACATCACTGGTAA AACTTTTGAGGTTTGGAAACAAAGACTCCATCCTGGATTTCT TAGGATCA GGCTACCTGGATCGCAGTCCAGTCTTCTCCAGTTTATACACACGGGGTTTCTCTGGATAAAAATGTCTGAAACACCTCTGCTGTACTTATCAGATATACTCCCATCCTCCTCCCAGTCTCATCATGGTG CTCCTTTTATATGTAACTTACAGAACTATAGTTGGCTACA CAACCTGGATGCTGGGGAAGCGTTACAGCACCAATGTGAGCTACAAGATCTTTTGTGGTTGGGACTTCACCATCCAGGAACCCTTTTTCAGCTAC GTCAAAGGCGGCTTCATCAGAAATGATCTCAAG TTGTTCCTGTATGAGCAGAGTTTCTCCCTTCGTGAGAAGCAGAGGACTCTGGGACAGAGAGTAcgtctcttcctcctcaggtTCTTCCTCAACGTGCTCGTTGTGTCTCTTCTGAGTGGATCCT GCCTCATTTATTTTGCAACAATAACATCACAGTCTGAG AATGAGTATTACTGGTTGGTCAGCCTGCTCCTCAAGTACCTTCCTCCCATCACCATCACCTTTGTCAATCTGGTCTTCCCCAACATCTTTCGCAAGATCTCATTTTATGAAGACTACTCCTTCACCACACAGATCAATGTCACACTTTTGAG GAGCATCTTCTTGAAGTTGGCCTCCCTGGGGATCTTCTTGTTCTTCCTTTTCACCACAAAAGAACCTCAGAAT ACTCTTTCCCAGTGCAGGCCCAACAGGTTTGGAAGAGAGATGTACAAGCTGTGTATCTTCAACTTCCTCGCCATTTTCTGCAATGCCTTTCTAATAAACTTCCCCAGGAA GCTGGTGCAGGAGTGTTACCCCTCATCCACGGTGGCCCAGTTGTTGGGGAAACAGCACTTCCTGATCCCCTTCAATGTGTTGGATCTGGTGTACAGTCAGACGGTGTCCTGGGTGGGAGTGTATTACTGCCCTCTGCTGCCTCTGATAGGAACTGTCACACTGACGGCCACCTTCTTCATCAAAAAG TTCGCAGTCCTGCGCTGCTGTGTGccagagaggaggatgttttGTGCCTCCAGCTCCTCTGTTTTATTCCACTTCATGTTGCTGCTGAGTCTCCTCATGGCTGCAATCACACTGGGCCTCAACCTACACATTCAAGAAATTACGTCCAACACGAATAT GTCCTCCTGTGGTCCGTTTGGAAATGGAGAAACTGTGTTGAATgtgacaggagtgtgtgtggacAGCCTCCCGGGACTGGCACAGACCACCCTGCGCTACCTGGCCTCTGAGGCCTTTGCCCTGCCACTCATACTAGTTGAGAT tATGATCTTAACCTCATATGTGTCACGCAGCCGAGCCAATAAGAAGGCTGTTGAGAGGCTAAAAGATATGCTGGTCATG agcagctcGGATAAACGTTTCCTGGTGAAAGAACACACCACAATGCTCAGAGGTAAGAGACCCAACCGCAGAGTTCCCTCTGCTGCCGTCCAAGATGCTCCACCAAGAACTCCTGCGAGATGA